GTTAGGAAAGGTAGGGGCCTGCACTGAGGAATACCCCAGGTTTGACATACGAAGTGTTGGGTCCTACAAGCAAGCAGCCCGGTCAGTAATGACCGGGCTTTAACTATTTTCCAAATAATAATATGCTTAATAATTCAGATGTTCAATTAACTCATTAAATGCAATTGAAGACAGCTCAGCTTTTAACCTTGCTAATACTTCTTGGCGTTTGAAATAATTATGATCTATGTGTCCCTCCGCAATCCTAGCGACAAGATTGCTAGCCCGTATAGCTATTGGGCGTGATACACCCTTTTCATATAAAAAACGCCCAACGTTTGATGTTATACCAGATTCCATTGCAAACAAGAATGATTCTACACGATCCACATAATCACTAACTTCCGTCATGTTTTTATTTTTTGCAATGTATAGACAAATATCGTAAAAACAGTTTATGTATTTGGGAGCATTGAAAGATATTTCTTTCTCGAGATCAGAAACAGTTCTAAGCGCTATATCTACTTTAGAAAGATAATCATTGTCAATATGATGACGTAGTCGTAATTGTATAAAATGTGAAATTGATAACTCATGCATCCACTGTATAATACGGTTAGATATGCTACTTATAACATCGTAGCGCCTATTTTCAACCGGCCATTTCAAATACCTTGCTGTTCGTTCTAATAATTGGCGCAGGGCAACACCATCTATTGTTAATGGATTTACAGTAATATCTAATATACTACGCAGTTGTATAATGGAGATATTATTTAGGTAAATAAACAATTCATTTTGAGAACGTGGATCAATACCTGCATTTTTTCGCAATAAATCTACAGGTATTGTAAATATTTCTTTATACTGATTTATAGCTTTAATAAGTTCTTCTCTTTTCGTTTCTGGCATATTAAAGCGATCGACAATATTATTAATGCGTTTCGTTGTCAACAGTTCATAAATGAGGTATTCAATGTCGTTCCTATTCTTTGAATTTATGTAAGCATATTCTTTACCACTTGTTATGAAAGAATCAATAACATAGTTTTGTTTAGTTTTTCCATCTGCCACATGTGCCTCTGGGTCTTTTATTTCTACATCTTTGTTTTCAATAATCTCTTTATATTTTTCTGTATTGTCAGCAATACAAAATACATCACCTGAGAGACCATACGTAATACGTCCTGCTCGTCCTATAAGGTTCCAAAACGATAGAACTTCATGTTTCTGGTTATTCACATTCTTCTCGGAAAATATAAATATATTTTTTGCAGGCAGGTTTACACCTTCAAGTAAAGTAGAGGTACAAATTAAATAATTGATAACTGAGTCTTCGAAGAGTTTGACCATCAAACGTCGTAAACCAATTGGCATTGGACCATAATGCAAGCCAATTCCTTTTTCTATTAATTCTATCAATCCAAAACACTCGTCGTAATTATCTTTTATATATCTTTTGATATCATTTTTTTCTTGGCTATCAATTTTATTTGTGGGAGAAAGTTTTTCTGCAAGTATATTTGCATATGTATGGGCTAGCAATGGGTTTGTAGTGTAAAGAATCGTCCCCATGGCAAGATTTGATTGAATAACAATATTAACATTACGTATGACTTCTTGGTTATCTTTACCAACTAACATATTAGGTGCCACCTCAAACTCATGCGCACCTATTTCTTCGATACGTTTATCATATATTTCATTCCCCGGTGTATCTTTTAAAAGATAATATCTAAAAGATCGCTCCTCTTTTGCTACAAGATGTATGTTTTTCTCTACAGGTGAATATAGTACTTCCTTGTGATAGCATTGCGTATCCCCCAATTCGGTGAAAAATACATTTTTAAAATATTGCGGATTTTTAATTAATGGTGACGTAAATATATATTGCGTATTCCCATTATGATTTTTCACACCACATAATTCAATAACTTTTCTTAATACGTTACGCAATATAAAACCCCTATAACCACGTGAGATATAATGAGCCTCATCAATATAAACGAGTTGAAACGCTTTTACATATTCTGGGTTTTTCTCTAAAAGAAACAACAACCTTTCTTGGGTGAGAATGTAAATACTATTTATATCAATATTTGGTATGGATCTACTGTGCGTATATATATCACAATCAATATTGAGCGATTTTTTTAGGCTTAATATACCTTCGTAAAAGTCATCTATCAATGATTTTGTTGGCACAATAATTAGCGCATGTTTTAAATAACCATTATAGAATTGACGTGCAATATGGTGTCTTACAATAAATGATTTACCAAAAGATGTTGGAGCTGAAAAACTAACTATTGCTTTTTCCGACAATGCATTTAATATTTCTTTTTGATAGATGTTGAAATGGTAATTATTATCACCTATCTGCAAAAGTGATCTTTCTTCTTCCTCAACTATATTACCGATTATTTCAGGATCAATTGACTTTAACCCATCAGATCCAGCTTTTATCATTTTTGTCAAATTTTCATTGCCAAATACCATAGAGGAGGCATCTACAACTGGATAATTACCAAGCCGCGAAGATAGTATCTGTACTGCATAATTTATTCCTTCATCGCTTGCTTTCATCTCAAATATTAACGCATTAATTTTTTGTGCTAGGTTACGATGATATAAATTATCACTCAACGCCAGTACTGAACCTTGTAATAATAATTTACAGATCATATCATTAGTTAATGTCGCATCATCGAACGACAATCTCGACTTACATGCATAACTTTGTATTTCAGCAAACCGACTTCTAAAAGTCTGACTTTCTGTTATCTTACCTGCTAATTGTGTAATCATGTTTTAATCACTAAATTGTTACTTTGAGCAAATAAATCACGAGCATCGTCAATAGATTCAAAAGGCACGAAACAATAAATAGTGGGGTATGGGGATTTATTGATTAACTGTCGTTGATTCTCGAAACACCTTTGTAGATCTTTGCTGATGGTTTGGTAAAGCATCTTGCTATTTATACTTTTATCCTTTAAAGCACTTATTGCTTTATGACTATA
The sequence above is drawn from the candidate division TA06 bacterium genome and encodes:
- a CDS encoding DEAD/DEAH box helicase, with the translated sequence MITQLAGKITESQTFRSRFAEIQSYACKSRLSFDDATLTNDMICKLLLQGSVLALSDNLYHRNLAQKINALIFEMKASDEGINYAVQILSSRLGNYPVVDASSMVFGNENLTKMIKAGSDGLKSIDPEIIGNIVEEEERSLLQIGDNNYHFNIYQKEILNALSEKAIVSFSAPTSFGKSFIVRHHIARQFYNGYLKHALIIVPTKSLIDDFYEGILSLKKSLNIDCDIYTHSRSIPNIDINSIYILTQERLLFLLEKNPEYVKAFQLVYIDEAHYISRGYRGFILRNVLRKVIELCGVKNHNGNTQYIFTSPLIKNPQYFKNVFFTELGDTQCYHKEVLYSPVEKNIHLVAKEERSFRYYLLKDTPGNEIYDKRIEEIGAHEFEVAPNMLVGKDNQEVIRNVNIVIQSNLAMGTILYTTNPLLAHTYANILAEKLSPTNKIDSQEKNDIKRYIKDNYDECFGLIELIEKGIGLHYGPMPIGLRRLMVKLFEDSVINYLICTSTLLEGVNLPAKNIFIFSEKNVNNQKHEVLSFWNLIGRAGRITYGLSGDVFCIADNTEKYKEIIENKDVEIKDPEAHVADGKTKQNYVIDSFITSGKEYAYINSKNRNDIEYLIYELLTTKRINNIVDRFNMPETKREELIKAINQYKEIFTIPVDLLRKNAGIDPRSQNELFIYLNNISIIQLRSILDITVNPLTIDGVALRQLLERTARYLKWPVENRRYDVISSISNRIIQWMHELSISHFIQLRLRHHIDNDYLSKVDIALRTVSDLEKEISFNAPKYINCFYDICLYIAKNKNMTEVSDYVDRVESFLFAMESGITSNVGRFLYEKGVSRPIAIRASNLVARIAEGHIDHNYFKRQEVLARLKAELSSIAFNELIEHLNY